Proteins from a genomic interval of Ferrovibrio terrae:
- a CDS encoding alpha/beta fold hydrolase, whose translation MRFRVWLAVLAAFLLLAAAPGWAQDKIGVVMLHGKNPGGPSDPNFAVLKNRLEQEGMIALTPDLPWSARRYIDGDWDKAMAEIDGHVKTLRGRGATKIVLAGHSMGCPAAMGYAARGGDVDALVLVAPGHIPVFYANIGPTRASIEEARSLVAAGQGGTRKDFNDNNQGRTLQVRMTAKDYLSYFDPTSDAEMSVTASKIPDNTAVLWVIGDGDPISGRGRGYVFDRLPANAKSQYLQVSGNHLSTPGAAKDAVAAWIRTAVTP comes from the coding sequence ATGCGCTTTCGGGTCTGGCTGGCCGTTCTGGCGGCCTTTCTGCTTCTGGCCGCCGCGCCTGGCTGGGCACAGGACAAGATCGGCGTGGTGATGCTGCACGGCAAGAACCCCGGCGGACCCAGCGATCCCAATTTCGCCGTCCTGAAAAACAGGTTGGAGCAGGAAGGCATGATCGCCCTGACGCCTGACCTGCCCTGGTCGGCGCGGCGTTATATTGATGGCGACTGGGACAAGGCGATGGCCGAGATCGACGGCCATGTCAAAACCCTGCGCGGTCGCGGTGCGACCAAGATCGTCCTCGCCGGCCATAGCATGGGCTGCCCCGCAGCCATGGGCTATGCCGCGCGCGGCGGCGACGTAGATGCGCTTGTTCTGGTGGCACCGGGTCATATCCCCGTGTTCTATGCAAACATCGGCCCCACGCGCGCTAGCATCGAGGAGGCCCGCAGCCTGGTGGCTGCCGGCCAGGGCGGCACGCGCAAGGATTTCAACGACAACAACCAGGGCCGAACTTTGCAGGTGCGCATGACCGCGAAGGACTACCTGTCCTATTTTGACCCGACGTCGGATGCGGAAATGTCGGTGACGGCGTCAAAGATTCCGGACAATACCGCCGTGCTCTGGGTGATCGGCGATGGCGATCCGATTTCCGGCCGGGGTCGCGGCTATGTCTTCGACAGGCTGCCGGCCAATGCGAAAAGCCAGTATCTGCAGGTTTCCGGCAATCACCTCAGCACGCCAGGCGCTGCAAAGGATGCCGTGGCCGCCTGGATCAGGACGGCCGTGACACCATAA
- a CDS encoding esterase-like activity of phytase family protein, which yields MKPIVYALISATFLASSALTPVLAQDAKPFRATVIGHVLLPAESFVPAPADAPALLRTSGKFTGAVRNDKLRSVEGISALSDKTAPRKIGISLPFDGQPVQGFSGIKALGNGEFLVVTDNGFGNKANSPDAMLMFHRLKIDFASNQIQRQDTLFLHDPDRKVPFLIVNEATDKRYLTGGDFDLESVQVAGDTLWFGEEFGPYLIATDRQGKVKQVVETKVSGKLVRSPDHYAMRSPGAPAAMSFEIRRSKGFEGMAASKDGKFLYPLLEGALWDAAANGTEKGADGKEYLRILEFDLAKSDWSGRNWKYRLEANGNSIGDFNMIDANTGLIIERDDTEGNAARACKGEIKPDCFNVPAKFKRIYKIDLSQVDADGYAKKVGYIDLMDMADPNRKAKQGGEPGEGSQRLTFPFFTIENVDVVDAMHIIVGNDNNLPYSSGRQLGKSDDNEFVLLEVKDFLAAK from the coding sequence ATGAAACCGATCGTTTACGCATTGATCTCTGCCACTTTCCTGGCCAGCTCGGCTCTGACGCCAGTTCTGGCCCAGGATGCCAAGCCATTCCGCGCCACCGTCATCGGCCATGTATTGCTGCCGGCCGAAAGCTTCGTGCCGGCACCGGCCGACGCGCCGGCCCTGCTCAGGACCTCGGGCAAGTTCACGGGTGCTGTACGTAATGACAAGCTGCGCAGCGTCGAAGGCATCTCGGCGCTGTCCGACAAGACCGCGCCGCGCAAGATCGGCATCAGCCTGCCATTCGATGGCCAGCCGGTGCAGGGCTTCTCCGGCATCAAGGCGCTGGGCAACGGTGAATTCCTCGTCGTCACCGACAACGGCTTCGGCAACAAGGCCAACTCGCCCGACGCGATGCTAATGTTCCATCGCTTGAAAATCGATTTCGCCAGCAATCAGATCCAGCGTCAGGATACCCTGTTCCTGCATGACCCCGATCGCAAGGTACCGTTCCTGATCGTCAACGAGGCGACCGACAAACGCTATCTAACCGGCGGCGATTTCGATCTCGAATCCGTGCAAGTGGCCGGCGATACGCTGTGGTTCGGCGAGGAATTCGGCCCGTATCTGATCGCCACCGATCGCCAGGGCAAGGTGAAGCAGGTCGTCGAGACCAAGGTGAGCGGCAAGCTGGTGCGCTCGCCAGATCACTACGCCATGCGCAGCCCCGGTGCGCCGGCCGCGATGAGCTTCGAGATTCGCCGCAGCAAGGGCTTCGAGGGCATGGCCGCCAGCAAGGATGGCAAGTTCCTCTACCCGTTGCTGGAGGGCGCGCTGTGGGACGCGGCTGCCAACGGCACCGAGAAAGGCGCGGATGGCAAGGAATACCTGCGCATCCTGGAATTCGATCTCGCCAAAAGCGACTGGAGCGGCCGCAACTGGAAATACCGCCTCGAGGCCAACGGCAACAGCATCGGCGACTTCAACATGATCGACGCCAATACCGGCCTGATCATCGAACGCGATGATACCGAGGGCAATGCGGCGCGGGCCTGCAAGGGCGAGATCAAGCCTGACTGCTTCAACGTGCCGGCGAAGTTCAAGCGTATCTACAAGATCGACCTCAGCCAGGTCGATGCCGATGGCTATGCGAAGAAGGTCGGCTATATCGACCTGATGGATATGGCCGATCCGAACCGCAAGGCGAAGCAGGGCGGCGAGCCGGGCGAGGGCAGCCAGCGCCTGACCTTCCCCTTCTTCACCATCGAGAATGTCGATGTGGTCGATGCTATGCATATCATCGTCGGCAACGACAACAACCTGCCGTATTCGTCCGGCCGGCAGCTCGGCAAGAGCGACGACAACGAATTCGTACTGCTCGAAGTGAAGGACTTCCTGGCCGCCAAGTAA